A stretch of Nitrospira sp. DNA encodes these proteins:
- a CDS encoding 2-dehydropantoate 2-reductase, with the protein MKNILVVGAGSVGGFFGAHLAKNNSNVSFLLRPKTLAAVKQNGLTIRSASGTFTVHPPAASDPRELPKPDLIILSVKAYDLDEVMAQLDPVLTDQTVILTLQNGVDTEDRLIARLKRDCVVGGVAFIYSKIAAPGVIDHYKKGAVAIGELMGHKSPRLLAIAEIFKQAGIPCQLTDDVRKSKWEKMCWNCVFNPLTVIVDDKVAKTLEHPEMLRVIRQIVEEVSAVAASVKVPLSPDMPEKVVRWTQEIRDIHTSMYDDWKAGRPTEIDYLNGYIVRQGRELGVPTPVNEALTAMIKTITEKEKTGPGVVRIDGAVVQPVSFDRAAMQLLPGEYHVPDVSTVMPGMIGRAIKVKGLLEVPALGIKADHVTFHSLDGKYAATLTLQQARDFGLLLYELEGEPLPDKKGGPFRLITPGLGDLCANVKGVGRIEVRVGNGKDTRPPNRDC; encoded by the coding sequence ATGAAGAATATCTTGGTGGTCGGGGCTGGGTCGGTGGGTGGGTTCTTTGGGGCGCATCTGGCGAAGAACAATTCCAATGTGTCGTTCCTGCTGCGGCCAAAGACGCTCGCGGCGGTCAAACAGAACGGCTTGACGATTCGCAGTGCGAGCGGCACGTTTACCGTCCATCCGCCCGCCGCGTCCGATCCGCGTGAATTGCCCAAGCCAGATCTCATCATTCTCTCGGTGAAAGCCTACGATCTGGACGAGGTTATGGCGCAGCTTGATCCGGTGCTCACAGACCAGACCGTGATCCTGACCTTGCAGAATGGCGTCGATACGGAAGATCGCTTGATCGCCAGGCTGAAGAGGGATTGCGTCGTTGGCGGCGTGGCCTTTATCTATTCCAAAATTGCGGCGCCCGGGGTGATCGATCATTACAAGAAGGGCGCGGTGGCCATCGGGGAATTGATGGGCCATAAGAGCCCGCGTCTGCTTGCCATTGCGGAGATTTTCAAACAGGCGGGGATTCCCTGCCAGCTCACCGACGATGTGCGGAAGAGCAAGTGGGAGAAGATGTGCTGGAATTGCGTATTCAACCCGCTCACGGTCATTGTGGACGACAAGGTCGCGAAGACGCTGGAGCATCCGGAGATGCTCCGTGTCATTCGCCAGATTGTCGAAGAAGTCTCGGCCGTCGCGGCGTCGGTCAAGGTGCCGCTGTCGCCGGATATGCCTGAGAAGGTCGTGCGCTGGACGCAGGAGATTCGCGACATCCATACCTCCATGTACGACGATTGGAAAGCGGGCCGTCCGACCGAGATCGATTATTTGAACGGGTACATTGTCCGCCAGGGGCGTGAATTGGGTGTGCCGACACCGGTGAATGAGGCGTTGACGGCCATGATTAAGACCATTACGGAAAAGGAAAAGACGGGGCCTGGGGTCGTGCGGATCGATGGAGCGGTGGTGCAGCCCGTGTCATTCGATCGCGCGGCGATGCAGCTGTTGCCCGGCGAGTATCATGTTCCAGATGTCAGCACGGTGATGCCGGGGATGATAGGGAGAGCGATCAAGGTGAAGGGTTTGCTGGAGGTGCCGGCCTTGGGCATCAAGGCGGACCATGTGACGTTTCATTCCCTGGATGGCAAGTATGCGGCGACCCTCACCCTTCAGCAGGCGCGGGACTTCGGGCTGTTGCTCTATGAGTTGGAGGGAGAACCCTTGCCGGACAAGAAAGGCGGACCGTTCCGTCTGATTACGCCGGGCCTCGGCGACCTCTGCGCGAACGTGAAGGGCGTGGGACGGATTGAAGTGCGCGTGGGGAACGGGAAGGATACGAGGCCGCCGAATAGGGACTGCTAG
- a CDS encoding NAD-dependent deacylase encodes MSPEELSEAHARLAAARAVTILTGAGISADSGVPTFRGNDGLWRNYRAEDLATPEAFERDPRLVWEWYNWRRELIATKQPNHAHYAVAALEARLPDFWLITQNVDGLHRAAGSRKLSEIHGNIWMVRCTACGAVTENHQVPLPLLPHCGPCGGLLRPHIVWFGESLDSEDLARCTKALHTCDVLIVIGTSGMVYPAAGFASVAKEAGAFVIEVNLDPTPQSDLVDMTLRGHAKDVVPNLLQTCE; translated from the coding sequence ATGAGCCCAGAAGAACTATCAGAAGCCCACGCTCGCCTCGCGGCCGCCCGAGCCGTCACGATCCTCACCGGCGCCGGCATTTCTGCTGACAGCGGCGTGCCGACGTTTCGCGGAAACGACGGCCTCTGGCGCAACTACCGCGCGGAAGACCTGGCGACGCCGGAGGCCTTTGAGCGGGATCCCCGGCTCGTCTGGGAATGGTACAACTGGCGGCGTGAACTGATTGCCACGAAACAGCCCAATCATGCCCACTATGCGGTGGCGGCATTGGAGGCTCGCCTCCCCGATTTCTGGCTCATCACGCAAAACGTGGATGGGCTGCACCGCGCGGCGGGATCGCGCAAGCTATCCGAAATTCATGGCAATATTTGGATGGTGCGCTGCACAGCATGTGGCGCTGTGACGGAAAACCACCAGGTTCCGCTGCCGCTTCTGCCACACTGCGGACCCTGCGGAGGGCTTCTGCGGCCACACATCGTCTGGTTCGGCGAATCGCTGGACTCGGAAGACCTGGCCCGTTGCACGAAGGCATTACACACGTGCGACGTTCTGATCGTGATTGGAACGTCGGGCATGGTCTATCCCGCAGCCGGATTTGCCTCGGTCGCGAAAGAAGCTGGTGCATTCGTGATCGAAGTCAATCTGGACCCGACCCCGCAATCGGATCTCGTGGACATGACATTACGCGGCCATGCAAAAGACGTGGTGCCGAACCTGTTACAGACGTGCGAGTAA
- a CDS encoding HAD-IA family hydrolase, which translates to MAQTHQVVFFDAADTLFHIKGSVAEIYQQHAVRHGFKQTPESLTAIKQAFSRAFKDAPPAIFASTEPAVLKQSERLWWFDIVHNVFYRVGMFEGFDEFFEEVFEVFADPKTWTLYPETEHVLGQLKAQGMELGIISNFDSRLFPVLRGLGIERYFDTVTISSLSQAAKPAPKIFHLALEKHAVDPEEAVHVGDSLRDDVEGATKAGLTSVLIDRSSADAAPGIHRISSLDQLVPLLARL; encoded by the coding sequence GTGGCGCAGACTCATCAGGTTGTCTTCTTCGATGCGGCGGACACCCTGTTTCACATCAAAGGATCGGTGGCGGAGATCTATCAGCAGCACGCGGTCCGGCATGGGTTTAAGCAGACGCCGGAATCGCTCACAGCCATCAAGCAGGCGTTCAGCCGGGCCTTTAAGGATGCGCCGCCCGCGATCTTTGCCTCCACGGAGCCGGCGGTGCTCAAGCAAAGCGAAAGGCTCTGGTGGTTTGATATTGTCCACAATGTGTTTTATCGCGTCGGGATGTTCGAGGGGTTCGATGAGTTTTTCGAGGAAGTCTTCGAGGTCTTTGCAGATCCGAAGACCTGGACGCTCTATCCGGAAACCGAGCACGTTCTCGGCCAACTAAAAGCGCAGGGGATGGAGTTGGGCATTATTTCGAATTTCGATTCCCGGCTGTTTCCCGTGCTGCGTGGGCTGGGCATCGAACGGTATTTCGATACCGTGACGATTTCGAGCCTGTCGCAAGCGGCCAAGCCGGCCCCAAAAATTTTTCATTTGGCGTTGGAAAAACATGCCGTCGATCCCGAAGAGGCCGTCCATGTCGGTGATAGTCTGAGGGACGATGTGGAAGGGGCCACGAAGGCGGGGCTGACCAGCGTGCTGATCGATCGTTCATCAGCCGATGCGGCACCGGGCATTCATCGCATCAGCTCGCTGGATCAGCTCGTCCCGTTACTCGCACGTCTGTAA
- a CDS encoding response regulator, protein MASSIFVVDSSPAVRRMVEEISAPEGFEVVGFQDGPAALDAARRNNPSLIIADYHLDNMTFSGFCKEINKLDNLADTYVVSLINSVDRPDEGHLRSLGVKAFLKKPVQTEDLLSIIALIQQTQQTQTKSLRLKRRVWPPDSTSTDLSEDDAVMDRIDAPAGEENLAMEHPASPMSTPTITKSASTPEDAMSGLFSQILTSMTERTEKRITELLPQAIERELTTRIHSAVKHELDGQLGEILSREQLASIIQPLIGQELPALLKNELTASEPLIRETVSELAGAAIKNSLGDSIKDHVAASVQEQLPALVDVHLKSIDLQVKESIRQATLKQAPLIADDIVRTTAEQAVEQAIQHIVPELAEQHIKAELNRLTAAE, encoded by the coding sequence GTGGCTTCCTCAATTTTTGTCGTCGATAGCAGTCCAGCCGTGAGACGGATGGTCGAAGAGATTTCAGCCCCGGAAGGGTTTGAGGTCGTGGGATTTCAAGATGGTCCTGCCGCGCTTGATGCCGCTCGACGCAATAATCCTTCCCTGATCATTGCCGACTACCATCTCGACAACATGACCTTTTCGGGGTTTTGCAAAGAAATCAACAAGCTGGACAACCTGGCCGACACCTATGTTGTCTCGTTGATCAATTCCGTAGACCGGCCGGACGAGGGCCACCTTCGTTCATTGGGCGTGAAGGCTTTTTTGAAAAAGCCTGTCCAGACCGAAGATCTGCTTTCGATCATCGCACTCATCCAGCAGACGCAACAGACACAGACCAAGAGCCTCCGCTTGAAGCGTCGAGTCTGGCCACCGGACTCCACCTCAACAGACCTGAGCGAGGACGATGCAGTGATGGACCGAATTGACGCCCCTGCCGGGGAGGAGAATCTTGCCATGGAACATCCAGCCAGCCCGATGAGCACGCCGACCATCACAAAATCGGCATCTACTCCGGAAGACGCCATGTCAGGCCTCTTCAGTCAGATTCTGACCTCCATGACCGAGCGCACGGAAAAGCGAATTACGGAGCTCCTTCCACAGGCTATTGAACGGGAGCTCACCACTCGGATTCACTCCGCCGTCAAACATGAACTCGACGGACAGCTTGGAGAGATCCTCTCCCGAGAACAACTGGCCTCCATCATTCAACCATTGATCGGCCAGGAATTACCGGCCTTACTGAAGAACGAGCTGACCGCCAGCGAACCGTTGATTCGCGAGACCGTGTCGGAACTCGCGGGCGCCGCGATCAAGAATAGCCTCGGTGACTCGATCAAGGATCACGTCGCCGCCAGCGTGCAGGAACAGCTTCCCGCCCTCGTGGACGTCCACTTGAAATCGATCGATCTGCAGGTGAAGGAATCTATCAGGCAGGCAACGCTCAAACAGGCTCCGCTCATCGCCGACGACATCGTCCGGACGACTGCGGAACAGGCGGTGGAACAGGCGATCCAACACATCGTTCCCGAACTCGCCGAACAGCACATCAAGGCAGAACTCAACCGCCTCACGGCGGCCGAGTAA
- a CDS encoding valine--tRNA ligase, with amino-acid sequence MASQLDKTYEPKAVEDRWYQEWIRRGYFHAAPDKPGTPYCIVIPPPNVTGSLHVGHALNNSLQDILIRWRRMQGRNVLWMPGTDHAGIATQNVVEKQLMQEGTSREALGREAFLERVWTWKAQSGGTIIQQLKRLGASCDWSRERFTMDEGLSKAVLEVFVRLYEDNLIYRGERLINWCPRCLTALSDIEVEHEDIKGKLYSIEYPLADDPAVRLTVATTRPETLLGDTAVAVHPEDERYNRLIGKQIRLPLTSRTIPIVGDHILVDREFGTGAVKITPAHDFNDYEAGERHKLGRLAILDHQALLDPAGMQKASVDPAVVELLRGLPVSKARPKVEELLKERGLLAKVEDHKMAVGKCYRCKTVVEPYLSPQWFVNITPLAEPAIKAVEDGRIRIIPEGWTNNYLGWMRDIKDWCISRQIWWGHQIPAWYCWSCNAAHIVTATHASPSGVSVTRTTILQGATPIVAKSAPTTCPTCKGQDFLRDPDVLDTWFSSGLWPFSTLGWPEQTADLKTYYPTATLVTGLDILFFWVARMIMLGIKFMGDVPFRDVYIHALVRDAEGQKMSKSKGNVIDPLHVMEQFGTDALRFTLASMASPGRDIKLAEERIEGYRNFANKIWNAARFAHMYLDGAKEARRPSERSFPDRWIMSRLNDTIRVVDAELEAYRFDRAASALYQFFWHEYCDWYLELIKPVLQDPAHPQGPSTRHTLSETLEVWLRLLHPFMPFLSEEIWQTLPHEGETIVLQPYPAPREDWRDEAAEEAFRLLEQSIGLLRTGRVLLNYPPGKQIGFFAAHDDNGKSHTLDALTADLGHLGKGVLTLAPVSQWPASNVLRLVTEGLTVGIAVEGDVDLKKALDRLLKQIAEADKESQRIEGKLKSADFVSKAPPDVIAEHHERVHSLSRDRTMLANSEQQLRAMLGA; translated from the coding sequence ATGGCCTCCCAACTCGACAAAACCTACGAACCGAAAGCCGTTGAAGACCGCTGGTACCAGGAATGGATCCGGCGCGGCTATTTTCACGCCGCGCCGGACAAACCCGGCACCCCCTATTGCATCGTGATCCCGCCCCCGAATGTGACGGGATCGTTGCACGTCGGCCATGCCCTCAACAATTCTCTGCAAGACATTCTGATTCGCTGGCGGCGCATGCAAGGCCGCAACGTCCTCTGGATGCCTGGCACCGACCATGCCGGCATCGCCACGCAAAACGTCGTCGAGAAGCAGCTCATGCAAGAAGGCACCTCGCGCGAAGCCCTGGGACGCGAGGCCTTCCTTGAACGGGTCTGGACATGGAAAGCCCAATCAGGTGGCACCATCATCCAGCAGCTCAAACGCCTCGGCGCCTCCTGCGATTGGAGCCGCGAGCGTTTCACGATGGATGAGGGCCTCTCGAAAGCCGTGCTGGAGGTCTTCGTCCGGCTGTATGAAGACAACCTGATTTATCGCGGCGAACGGCTCATCAATTGGTGCCCGCGCTGCCTGACCGCCCTCTCCGACATCGAGGTCGAACACGAAGACATCAAGGGCAAGCTCTATTCGATCGAATATCCGCTCGCCGATGATCCAGCCGTACGCCTGACCGTGGCGACCACGCGGCCGGAAACCCTGCTCGGTGACACGGCCGTCGCGGTTCATCCGGAGGACGAGCGATACAACCGCCTCATCGGCAAACAGATTCGCCTGCCGCTCACGAGCCGGACTATTCCGATTGTCGGAGACCACATCCTGGTGGATCGGGAATTTGGCACGGGCGCCGTCAAAATTACACCGGCCCATGACTTCAACGACTACGAGGCCGGGGAACGCCACAAACTCGGGCGGCTCGCGATCCTCGATCATCAGGCCCTCCTCGATCCGGCCGGCATGCAGAAAGCATCCGTTGATCCGGCCGTGGTCGAGCTGCTCCGTGGACTTCCGGTCTCGAAAGCCCGCCCAAAAGTGGAGGAGCTGCTGAAAGAGCGCGGACTGCTGGCGAAAGTCGAAGACCACAAGATGGCGGTGGGAAAATGTTACCGCTGCAAGACCGTCGTCGAGCCCTATCTGTCCCCGCAATGGTTCGTGAACATCACGCCCCTGGCCGAGCCCGCGATCAAGGCCGTGGAGGATGGGCGCATCCGCATCATTCCCGAAGGCTGGACCAACAACTATCTCGGCTGGATGCGGGACATCAAGGACTGGTGCATTTCACGGCAAATCTGGTGGGGCCACCAAATTCCCGCCTGGTACTGCTGGTCCTGTAATGCGGCCCACATCGTCACCGCCACGCATGCCTCTCCATCGGGAGTCAGCGTCACCAGGACGACGATTCTCCAAGGCGCCACACCGATCGTTGCAAAATCAGCCCCCACGACGTGCCCCACGTGCAAGGGACAGGATTTCCTGCGCGATCCCGACGTGCTCGACACCTGGTTTTCCTCCGGCCTCTGGCCCTTCTCGACACTCGGCTGGCCGGAACAGACCGCCGACCTCAAGACCTATTATCCGACCGCCACGCTCGTGACCGGCCTGGACATTCTCTTCTTCTGGGTCGCGCGCATGATCATGCTCGGCATCAAATTTATGGGCGATGTGCCCTTCCGCGATGTCTACATTCATGCCCTGGTCCGCGATGCGGAGGGCCAGAAGATGAGCAAGTCCAAAGGCAACGTCATCGATCCGCTGCACGTCATGGAACAGTTCGGCACCGACGCGCTGCGCTTCACACTGGCCTCGATGGCCTCGCCCGGGCGCGACATCAAGCTGGCTGAGGAACGCATCGAAGGCTACCGCAACTTCGCCAATAAGATTTGGAACGCCGCGCGCTTCGCGCACATGTATCTCGACGGCGCAAAAGAAGCGCGCCGCCCGTCCGAGCGCTCGTTTCCCGACCGCTGGATCATGAGCCGCTTGAACGACACCATCCGCGTGGTTGACGCCGAGCTGGAAGCCTACCGCTTTGATCGGGCGGCCAGCGCCCTCTATCAATTCTTTTGGCACGAGTACTGCGACTGGTATCTGGAACTCATCAAGCCGGTGCTCCAAGACCCGGCCCATCCGCAGGGCCCCTCCACGCGGCACACCCTCTCCGAAACGCTGGAAGTATGGCTGCGTCTCTTGCATCCCTTTATGCCGTTCCTCTCCGAAGAAATCTGGCAAACCCTGCCGCACGAGGGCGAAACAATCGTGCTTCAGCCCTACCCCGCGCCACGTGAAGATTGGCGTGACGAAGCGGCTGAAGAGGCCTTCCGCCTCCTCGAACAAAGCATCGGACTGCTGCGAACCGGGCGCGTGCTGCTGAACTATCCACCCGGCAAGCAGATCGGATTTTTTGCCGCCCATGACGACAACGGCAAATCCCACACCCTGGATGCGCTGACAGCGGATCTGGGCCATCTTGGAAAAGGCGTGCTGACTCTCGCGCCGGTTTCCCAATGGCCAGCCTCCAACGTCCTGCGCCTGGTGACGGAAGGCCTCACCGTCGGCATTGCGGTCGAAGGAGACGTCGATCTCAAGAAGGCCCTGGACCGCCTCCTCAAACAAATCGCCGAAGCCGACAAGGAGTCGCAACGGATTGAGGGGAAATTGAAGAGCGCCGATTTTGTCTCCAAAGCGCCGCCCGACGTCATCGCCGAACATCATGAACGGGTGCACAGTCTCTCCCGCGACCGGACGATGTTGGCGAATAGTGAGCAGCAATTGCGCGCCATGTTGGGAGCCTGA
- the nadC gene encoding carboxylating nicotinate-nucleotide diphosphorylase, which yields MMPLPAAAIRRAVRIGLDEDLGEGDVTTSALFPKRVPAHASIVAQHALIVAGLSAAVQTFLAVDPALTLTVLRHDGEAAEEGEVILTIEGDGRSILRAERVALNFLQHLSGIATITHRFCEAVKDYPVSILDTRKTLPGWRALQKWAVALGGGTNHRYSLGDGVLIKDNHLALLQRGKTSVRTACQLAQRKAPKTMALIVEVETLAEVRQALAGKADIILLDNMSPDLVRKAVTLIGHRALVEVSGGITLENVRAMAAAGPDRISIGALTHSAPAANLSLVLTPVPPVRTGRA from the coding sequence ATGATGCCCCTCCCTGCCGCCGCGATCCGGCGGGCCGTTCGGATCGGACTGGACGAGGATCTCGGCGAAGGCGATGTCACCACCTCCGCGCTCTTCCCGAAACGGGTCCCGGCCCATGCCTCCATCGTGGCGCAGCATGCGCTGATCGTCGCCGGTCTTTCAGCGGCGGTGCAAACCTTTCTGGCCGTCGATCCTGCTCTCACGCTCACCGTGCTCCGGCACGATGGTGAAGCAGCCGAGGAGGGAGAGGTTATCCTCACCATCGAAGGGGATGGCCGGTCCATCTTACGGGCCGAACGAGTTGCGCTGAACTTTCTGCAACACCTGTCCGGCATCGCTACCATCACGCACCGATTCTGCGAGGCGGTGAAAGACTACCCCGTCAGCATTCTGGATACGAGAAAGACACTCCCCGGCTGGCGTGCCTTGCAAAAATGGGCCGTGGCCCTCGGCGGCGGCACCAATCACCGCTACTCGCTGGGCGACGGCGTGCTGATCAAAGACAACCACCTGGCCCTGCTGCAACGCGGCAAGACCTCCGTCCGTACGGCCTGCCAACTGGCCCAGCGAAAAGCGCCAAAGACGATGGCGCTCATCGTGGAAGTAGAAACCCTGGCGGAAGTACGGCAGGCGCTTGCGGGCAAGGCCGACATCATCCTCCTGGACAACATGTCTCCGGATCTGGTCCGGAAGGCCGTGACCCTCATCGGCCACCGCGCGCTTGTTGAAGTCTCCGGCGGCATTACCTTGGAGAATGTCCGTGCCATGGCAGCAGCCGGTCCCGACCGCATCTCGATCGGAGCGCTGACCCATTCCGCGCCGGCGGCCAACCTGAGCCTTGTCCTGACACCAGTGCCTCCGGTACGAACAGGGCGGGCCTAA
- a CDS encoding biotin--[acetyl-CoA-carboxylase] ligase, protein MPASIPLTLDDIRSTLATRAFGQQIHLHRELASTNSEAMSLAQAGAAHGTVVLTECQTAGRGRHARVWFSPAGVNLYGSILVRGTGAGIALSEWLSWVPLTTALAVAESVQTVAGISLSLKWPNDLLLHDRKVGGILCESSLASTADPIVVIGIGLNVNIPHASFPEDLRPIAASLAEDTQHPIDRNRLLAHLLLELEHSLDELRTHGPARLRQAYQTRCRTLGKRVRALMGTEQELTGTAEAIAADGALQLRPLSPSPDSPPAPLIDIRAADIIHLR, encoded by the coding sequence GTGCCGGCATCTATCCCTCTCACCCTCGACGACATTCGCAGCACCCTCGCCACAAGGGCGTTCGGGCAACAGATTCATCTGCACCGGGAACTGGCCTCGACAAATTCTGAAGCAATGTCGCTGGCCCAAGCCGGCGCCGCGCACGGAACCGTCGTCCTGACAGAGTGTCAAACTGCCGGGCGAGGCCGCCATGCCCGCGTCTGGTTTTCCCCTGCTGGAGTGAATCTCTATGGTTCAATCCTCGTAAGAGGGACAGGAGCGGGGATAGCCCTGTCAGAATGGCTCTCCTGGGTGCCGCTCACCACCGCCCTTGCCGTGGCGGAATCCGTACAAACCGTCGCGGGGATCTCCCTTTCGCTCAAATGGCCGAATGACCTGCTGCTCCACGACCGCAAAGTCGGCGGCATCCTCTGCGAGAGTTCGCTGGCATCAACCGCCGACCCCATCGTCGTCATCGGAATTGGACTCAACGTGAATATACCGCACGCATCCTTTCCCGAAGACTTGCGTCCGATTGCCGCCTCACTGGCTGAAGACACCCAGCACCCCATCGACCGGAACCGGCTGCTCGCGCATCTGCTACTGGAACTGGAGCACAGCCTTGACGAACTGCGAACCCATGGCCCCGCTCGGTTACGGCAGGCCTACCAGACGCGCTGTCGCACGTTGGGGAAGCGCGTACGCGCTCTGATGGGAACGGAACAAGAGCTGACCGGCACCGCGGAAGCCATTGCGGCTGATGGCGCGCTGCAATTACGGCCCCTCTCCCCTTCCCCTGATTCGCCGCCCGCTCCGCTCATCGACATACGAGCCGCCGATATTATCCATCTCCGCTGA
- a CDS encoding type III pantothenate kinase: MLLAIDIGNTNVVWGIFEGSTLLAHWRLATDPKTTTDEYGVLCLNLLTRNGRVPEQITGAIISSVVPALTKTFESMVETYFQRTPLVVSSDMDMGLTLKYTNPKEIGSDRIVNAAAAYHKYRRDLIIVDFGTATTFCAVTKEGAYLGGVIAPGLGISAEALFARAAKLSKVELARPKTVIGTDTASSIQSGLLFGYAGLVDALVRRIEQEQGHPSYVIATGGLASVIAPETTSIQKVEPLLTLEGLELLYRRAQGNTSGHSC, translated from the coding sequence ATGTTACTCGCCATCGACATCGGCAATACCAACGTGGTGTGGGGCATCTTTGAAGGCTCCACCCTCCTGGCCCATTGGCGGCTGGCCACCGATCCCAAGACCACGACGGATGAGTATGGAGTGCTCTGTCTCAACTTGCTGACACGCAACGGACGCGTCCCCGAACAGATCACCGGCGCCATCATCTCCAGCGTCGTGCCGGCACTGACGAAAACGTTTGAATCCATGGTCGAGACCTATTTCCAGCGCACTCCGCTAGTTGTCTCGTCCGATATGGACATGGGGCTGACCCTCAAATACACCAACCCCAAAGAAATCGGCAGCGACCGCATCGTGAACGCCGCCGCCGCCTATCACAAATACCGCCGAGACCTCATCATCGTCGATTTCGGCACCGCGACGACGTTTTGCGCCGTCACCAAAGAGGGGGCGTACCTCGGAGGCGTGATCGCCCCGGGGCTTGGCATTTCAGCCGAAGCCCTCTTTGCCCGCGCCGCCAAATTGAGCAAGGTCGAACTGGCCAGGCCCAAAACCGTGATCGGCACCGATACGGCCAGCAGCATTCAATCCGGACTCCTCTTTGGCTATGCGGGACTCGTCGATGCGCTCGTGCGGCGCATCGAGCAGGAACAGGGACATCCGTCGTATGTCATCGCCACCGGCGGATTGGCCTCCGTGATCGCTCCAGAAACGACCTCGATCCAAAAAGTTGAGCCGCTGCTGACGCTCGAAGGACTTGAGCTCTTGTACCGCCGAGCTCAGGGCAATACCTCCGGCCACTCCTGTTAG
- the grpE gene encoding nucleotide exchange factor GrpE, with protein sequence MMSQEQDNTNTIADLENDPSVGNAPSAGSQDALTAKAEECQALNEKYLRLAAEFENYKRLAQRDQRDQIKFGNEQLLKELLPVVDNMERAIKAARDNGGNPALVQGVDLTLKQLSGALTKFGVQAVETVGQLFDPSTHQAVSQVSSDSVPPDHVVDEFQKGYRLHDRILRAAMVSVSSGPASASEQGSTAN encoded by the coding sequence ATGATGAGCCAAGAACAAGACAACACTAATACAATTGCGGACTTAGAGAATGACCCATCTGTTGGAAACGCCCCCAGCGCCGGGTCCCAGGACGCGCTGACCGCGAAAGCAGAAGAATGTCAGGCACTCAACGAAAAGTATCTCCGGCTGGCGGCGGAGTTTGAAAACTATAAGCGGCTGGCGCAACGCGATCAGCGGGATCAGATCAAATTCGGCAACGAACAGTTGTTGAAGGAACTTCTGCCCGTGGTCGACAACATGGAGCGCGCGATCAAGGCGGCCCGTGACAATGGCGGAAATCCCGCCCTCGTCCAAGGCGTGGATCTCACGCTCAAGCAATTGTCTGGAGCCCTTACGAAATTCGGCGTCCAGGCGGTCGAGACCGTGGGCCAGCTCTTCGACCCGAGCACCCATCAAGCCGTATCCCAAGTTTCATCCGACAGCGTCCCCCCCGATCATGTGGTGGACGAGTTCCAGAAAGGCTATCGCTTGCACGACAGAATTCTCCGTGCCGCGATGGTCAGCGTGTCCTCAGGGCCGGCATCGGCAAGCGAACAAGGTTCCACGGCGAACTAA